A portion of the Pseudomonas sp. PSE14 genome contains these proteins:
- a CDS encoding rhodanese-like domain-containing protein: MSEPLVTAHWLAAALDDPRLCLLDASVELAAPQFDGDYRVESGYAGWLAGHIRGARHADLLDDLAAADAPFSFALPEAQSALDALQGLGIHDDSLIVIYDRSDGFWAARLWWMLRSLGIDAAVLDGGLRAWIAAGFSLEAGESPAARRGKLSAPAQYRNGFWINRRDIEHVVAGEAGGTLVCALSAALFDGSAVTRYARRGHIPGSRNLPARSLFDDDGCYRRGAALHEALAGLREAEPPLLLYCGGGISAAALALALTLTGETRVAIYDGSLQEWAAEPSLPLTTGAAPA, encoded by the coding sequence ATGAGCGAACCCCTGGTCACCGCGCACTGGCTGGCTGCCGCGCTGGACGACCCGCGCCTGTGCCTGCTGGATGCCAGCGTCGAACTCGCCGCACCGCAGTTCGATGGCGACTACCGCGTTGAAAGCGGATACGCCGGCTGGCTCGCCGGGCACATTCGCGGTGCGCGCCATGCCGATCTGCTGGACGATCTGGCCGCTGCCGATGCGCCCTTCAGCTTCGCCTTGCCGGAGGCGCAATCAGCGCTGGATGCCTTGCAGGGACTGGGTATCCATGACGACTCGCTGATTGTGATCTACGACCGCAGCGACGGTTTCTGGGCCGCGCGCCTGTGGTGGATGCTGCGCAGCCTGGGCATCGACGCGGCGGTGCTGGATGGCGGCCTGCGCGCCTGGATCGCAGCCGGTTTTTCGCTGGAAGCAGGCGAATCGCCCGCTGCCCGACGCGGGAAACTGTCGGCCCCGGCGCAGTACCGGAATGGCTTCTGGATCAACCGCCGCGACATTGAACACGTCGTGGCGGGCGAAGCTGGCGGCACGCTGGTCTGCGCGCTGTCCGCCGCCCTGTTCGATGGCAGCGCCGTCACCCGCTATGCCCGCCGTGGGCACATCCCCGGCAGCCGCAACCTGCCCGCACGCAGCCTGTTCGACGACGACGGCTGCTACCGGCGCGGCGCGGCACTGCACGAAGCGCTCGCCGGGTTGCGCGAGGCCGAGCCACCACTGCTGCTGTACTGCGGCGGCGGCATCTCCGCCGCCGCCCTCGCCCTGGCTTTGACCCTGACGGGGGAAACCCGAGTCGCGATCTACGACGGCTCGCTGCAGGAGTGGGCCGCAGAGCCTTCCCTGCCATTGACCACCGGAGCAGCTCCGGCCTGA
- a CDS encoding TonB-dependent siderophore receptor — translation MQYLPRPARTRFPLSLLTLAVLLASSPGHAEDTTLDTVTVTGHDTDSYASNRASVGGFGEAPLLDTPASISVFNQALLKDQQARLLSGVLKNDASTGEAYAPVGYYENFEIRGYSLNAASSYKINGRTITGEQNVALENKEQVEVLKGLSGLQSGVSEPGGLINYVTKRPQDVRSVTLGTDDEGGRYVATDVGAWLDSEQSVGVRVNLAHEDLRSYIDHTDGNRDFASLALDWNLSPNALWQFDAEYQNRRQPSAPGYQLLGGTELPHGIDPHDRIGYQSWANPVRIESLNLNTRFEYRFDDAWTGTLSASRSRVVIDDYSAFPWGCYGAPSCADSAVPNYFSPEGDYDLYDFRSPDDTRRNDELEAALHGQFATGWLRHELTLGTSAFRRVLDSRPELNEWVGTGNIYTGIGAVAPADGEPGHSYRHLDSRQYGLFASDRLILDDQWQVVLGGRQVRLDERTFDSEGDTTRHTRRSEFLPNGAVIFKPREDISIYGSYSKGLSLGGEAPWFASNAGDTLAPTSSRQVEFGIKQELAGFDWSAALFQIHQAYQFARPNGDGTFTYVQQGQQKNSGLELSASGRVTSALQLSGSLAAIRSRVVNSGTDDYEGHQAINVPRLRASLQADYALAGVPGLSLLGAARYSGAKYADRDGAVEVGGYTLYDAGARFSTQIGGYPTVLRLSVDNLFDKRYWRDVGEYFGDGYLFQGAPRTARLTASVNF, via the coding sequence ATGCAGTACCTGCCGCGCCCCGCGCGCACGCGATTTCCCCTCAGCCTGCTGACCCTGGCCGTGCTGCTGGCCAGCAGTCCCGGCCATGCCGAGGACACCACCCTGGACACCGTCACGGTAACCGGCCACGACACCGACAGTTACGCCAGTAACCGCGCCTCGGTCGGTGGCTTCGGCGAGGCGCCGCTGCTGGACACGCCCGCGTCCATCTCGGTGTTCAATCAGGCCCTGCTCAAGGACCAGCAGGCGCGCCTGCTCAGCGGCGTGCTGAAGAACGACGCCTCCACCGGCGAGGCCTACGCGCCGGTGGGCTATTACGAGAACTTCGAGATTCGCGGCTATTCGCTCAACGCCGCGAGCAGCTACAAGATCAATGGCCGCACCATCACCGGCGAGCAGAACGTGGCGCTGGAGAACAAGGAGCAGGTCGAGGTGCTCAAGGGGCTTTCCGGCCTGCAGAGCGGCGTGTCCGAACCGGGCGGCCTGATCAACTACGTCACCAAGCGCCCCCAGGACGTGCGCTCGGTAACCCTGGGCACGGACGACGAAGGCGGCCGCTACGTCGCCACCGACGTCGGCGCCTGGCTCGACAGTGAGCAGAGCGTCGGCGTACGGGTGAACCTCGCCCACGAGGACCTGCGCTCCTACATCGACCACACCGACGGCAATCGCGACTTCGCCTCGCTGGCGCTGGACTGGAACCTCTCGCCCAACGCCCTCTGGCAGTTCGACGCCGAATACCAGAACCGCCGCCAGCCCTCGGCGCCGGGCTACCAGTTGCTGGGCGGCACGGAACTGCCCCACGGCATCGATCCCCACGACCGCATCGGCTACCAGAGCTGGGCCAACCCGGTGCGCATCGAATCGCTGAACCTGAATACGCGCTTCGAGTACCGCTTCGACGACGCCTGGACCGGCACCCTCAGCGCCTCACGCAGCCGCGTGGTGATCGACGACTACAGTGCCTTCCCCTGGGGCTGCTACGGCGCCCCCAGCTGCGCCGATTCGGCCGTGCCGAACTACTTCAGCCCGGAAGGCGACTACGACCTCTACGACTTCCGCAGCCCCGACGACACCCGCCGCAACGACGAGCTGGAAGCCGCCCTGCATGGCCAGTTCGCCACCGGCTGGCTGCGCCACGAGCTGACCCTCGGCACTTCAGCCTTCCGCCGCGTGCTGGACAGCCGCCCGGAACTCAACGAGTGGGTCGGCACCGGCAACATCTACACCGGCATCGGCGCCGTGGCGCCTGCCGATGGCGAGCCCGGCCACAGCTATCGCCACCTCGACAGCCGCCAGTACGGCCTGTTCGCCAGCGACCGCCTCATCCTCGATGACCAGTGGCAAGTGGTCCTTGGCGGGCGCCAGGTACGCCTGGATGAGCGCACCTTCGACAGCGAAGGCGACACCACCCGGCACACCCGCCGCTCGGAGTTCCTGCCCAACGGCGCGGTGATCTTCAAGCCGCGCGAGGACATCTCGATCTACGGCAGCTACAGCAAGGGGCTTTCTCTGGGCGGCGAGGCCCCCTGGTTCGCCAGCAACGCCGGCGACACCCTGGCGCCCACCTCCTCGCGCCAGGTGGAGTTCGGCATCAAGCAGGAGCTGGCCGGCTTCGACTGGAGCGCCGCGCTGTTCCAGATCCACCAGGCGTACCAGTTCGCCCGGCCCAACGGCGACGGCACCTTTACCTACGTGCAGCAGGGCCAACAGAAGAACAGCGGGCTGGAGTTGTCGGCCAGTGGCCGGGTAACCTCCGCGCTGCAATTGAGCGGCAGCCTCGCGGCGATCCGTTCGCGGGTGGTGAACAGCGGCACGGACGACTACGAAGGCCACCAGGCGATCAATGTCCCGCGTCTGCGCGCCAGCCTGCAGGCCGACTACGCTCTGGCCGGCGTGCCGGGGCTCTCGCTGCTCGGCGCGGCGCGCTACAGCGGCGCCAAGTACGCCGACCGCGACGGCGCGGTGGAGGTTGGCGGCTACACCCTGTATGACGCCGGCGCGCGCTTCAGCACGCAGATCGGGGGCTACCCGACCGTGTTGCGGCTGAGCGTCGACAACCTGTTCGACAAGCGCTACTGGCGCGATGTCGGTGAATATTTCGGCGACGGCTACCTGTTCCAGGGGGCGCCACGCACGGCTCGTCTGACGGCGAGCGTCAACTTCTGA
- the pnuC gene encoding nicotinamide riboside transporter PnuC: protein MSALEIIAVIVNVLGVWLTARRIRWCWPVNVVAVLLYAWIFFSVKLYSDMLLQLVFVVLQFYGWWQWSQGGSDHGKVRVERLPFSTAVSSCLAGAVGALALGWAMHTHTDAALPWLDAALTTFSLVASFWAARKYVASWWLWIILDVIYTGVFLYKALYLTAGLYAGFVVLAIYGLLAWQRELRDEQPALATGN, encoded by the coding sequence ATGTCTGCTCTGGAAATCATCGCGGTGATCGTCAACGTGCTCGGCGTCTGGCTCACCGCCCGGCGCATCCGCTGGTGCTGGCCGGTGAACGTGGTGGCGGTGCTGCTCTACGCGTGGATCTTCTTCAGCGTGAAGCTCTACTCCGACATGCTCCTGCAACTGGTTTTCGTGGTGCTGCAGTTCTACGGCTGGTGGCAATGGAGCCAGGGCGGCAGCGACCACGGCAAGGTGCGCGTGGAACGCCTGCCCTTCTCTACCGCCGTCTCCAGCTGCCTGGCCGGCGCCGTCGGCGCCCTCGCCCTGGGCTGGGCAATGCACACCCACACCGACGCCGCCCTGCCCTGGCTGGACGCCGCGCTGACCACCTTCAGCCTGGTGGCGAGCTTCTGGGCCGCGCGCAAGTACGTCGCCAGCTGGTGGCTGTGGATCATCCTCGACGTGATCTACACCGGGGTGTTCCTCTACAAGGCGCTGTACCTCACTGCCGGGCTCTACGCCGGCTTCGTGGTGCTGGCGATCTACGGCCTGCTGGCCTGGCAGCGCGAACTGCGCGATGAGCAGCCGGCGCTGGCCACCGGCAACTGA
- a CDS encoding UTRA domain-containing protein: MLYQAIPPHYARIRDQLAADIAQKRFLAGQKLPPERDLAERFECTRVTLRQALQQLETEGLIYRENRRGWYLSPPRIDYDPTRLVSFMDYVRQQGREPLTECLSAERRRAGAWLAARMNLPSPDEPVFCLQRRRLIDGRPVLVEINTLLASWCPDLLDARLDRSLTSVLRERFGKVQTRCTLNLRLGTVSDDHAELLQLASGASNLVLERLNYAEDGLLVEFDQEFWRPDAVSVAVQADFPSRPL; this comes from the coding sequence ATGCTCTACCAGGCCATTCCACCGCACTACGCGCGCATCCGCGACCAGCTGGCCGCGGACATCGCCCAGAAGCGCTTCCTCGCCGGGCAGAAACTGCCGCCCGAGCGCGACCTCGCCGAGCGCTTCGAGTGCACCCGCGTCACCCTGCGCCAGGCCCTGCAGCAACTGGAAACCGAGGGGCTGATCTACCGCGAGAACCGCCGCGGCTGGTACCTCAGCCCGCCGCGCATCGACTATGACCCGACGCGGCTGGTCAGCTTCATGGACTACGTGCGCCAGCAGGGCCGCGAGCCACTCACCGAATGCCTGAGCGCCGAGCGCCGCCGCGCCGGCGCCTGGCTGGCCGCGCGGATGAACCTGCCCTCGCCGGACGAACCCGTGTTCTGCCTGCAGCGCCGCCGGCTGATCGACGGCCGCCCGGTGCTGGTGGAGATCAACACCCTGCTCGCCAGCTGGTGCCCGGACCTGCTCGACGCACGCCTGGATCGTTCGCTGACCAGCGTGCTGCGCGAGCGCTTCGGCAAGGTGCAGACGCGCTGCACGCTGAACCTGCGGCTGGGTACGGTGAGCGACGACCACGCCGAGCTGCTGCAACTGGCCTCCGGCGCCAGCAACCTGGTGCTGGAACGGCTGAACTATGCCGAGGACGGCCTGCTGGTGGAGTTCGACCAGGAATTCTGGCGGCCGGACGCAGTATCCGTGGCCGTGCAGGCGGATTTCCCGTCGCGGCCGTTATAG
- a CDS encoding XRE family transcriptional regulator encodes MGLPLATELPAVAFDATPGASEDPIGERVASNLLRLRAKRNLSLDGLARLSGVSRTMLAQIESGRSVPSIKVLCKIAQGLKVSVAAFLDDRAFEGVAVLPARESKRLVSGDGAFVSRALFPFDVSRQVEFYELRLQGLAIEQSTGHAPGTQENLVVAQGVLEISVNEERFLLGTGDSILFFADQPHSYRNPADSDAVAYLVTTYAERLD; translated from the coding sequence ATGGGCCTGCCGCTCGCCACCGAGCTGCCCGCCGTGGCCTTCGACGCCACCCCCGGCGCATCCGAAGACCCCATCGGCGAACGGGTCGCCAGCAACCTGCTGCGCCTGCGCGCCAAGCGCAACCTTTCCCTCGATGGCCTCGCCCGTCTTTCCGGCGTGAGCCGGACCATGCTTGCGCAGATCGAGTCCGGCCGCAGCGTTCCGTCGATCAAGGTGCTGTGCAAGATCGCCCAGGGCCTGAAAGTCTCGGTCGCTGCCTTCCTCGACGACCGCGCCTTCGAAGGCGTGGCCGTGCTGCCGGCTCGGGAGAGCAAACGCCTGGTCAGCGGCGACGGCGCCTTCGTCAGCCGCGCGCTGTTCCCCTTCGACGTCTCGCGCCAGGTGGAATTCTACGAGCTGCGCCTGCAGGGCCTGGCCATCGAGCAATCCACCGGCCACGCGCCGGGCACCCAGGAAAACCTGGTGGTCGCCCAGGGCGTGCTCGAGATCAGCGTCAACGAGGAACGCTTCCTCCTCGGCACCGGCGACTCCATCCTGTTCTTCGCCGACCAGCCGCACAGCTACCGTAACCCCGCCGACAGCGACGCGGTCGCCTACCTCGTCACCACCTACGCCGAACGGCTGGACTGA
- a CDS encoding DUF3574 domain-containing protein, translated as MFRHLLAASLALALFGCATPPAPSVHTTNPSSSTLQGDPTRPAQAQWLRTELYFALGQEDGKDRISEQRWRQFLDQEVTPRFPDGFTAYDAYGQWRDHGAPAPERLSTKVIVILHEDSAAHDKDIEAIRLAWKRITGDLSVLRLSQPAQVSF; from the coding sequence ATGTTCCGCCATCTGCTCGCCGCCAGCCTCGCCCTGGCGCTGTTCGGCTGCGCCACCCCGCCCGCCCCTTCCGTTCATACCACCAACCCTTCCAGTTCGACCCTGCAGGGCGACCCGACCCGGCCGGCGCAGGCGCAGTGGCTGCGTACCGAGCTGTACTTCGCGCTGGGCCAGGAGGACGGCAAGGACAGGATCAGCGAACAGCGCTGGCGGCAGTTCCTCGACCAGGAAGTGACGCCGCGCTTCCCGGACGGTTTCACCGCCTACGACGCCTACGGCCAGTGGCGTGACCACGGCGCGCCGGCGCCGGAACGGCTGAGCACCAAGGTGATCGTGATCCTGCATGAAGACAGCGCCGCGCACGACAAGGACATCGAGGCCATTCGCCTGGCGTGGAAGCGCATCACCGGCGACCTCTCCGTGCTGCGGCTGTCGCAACCGGCGCAGGTGTCGTTCTGA
- the speE gene encoding polyamine aminopropyltransferase: MFRETLHDGYAQALTIDEPIYQGHTGQQAVQVFRNRRFGRVLTLDGVVQTTEADEFVYHEMLAHVPILAHGAVRRVLVIGVGDGGILREIVRHAGIEEIIAVEIDPQVVELCRELLPRHSAGALDDPRLRLIYADGLEYLAQSRETFDLILCDSTDPGGPAASLFTDAFYRNCQQRLGGDGILATQNGVPFLQPEELGGTARRLAESFADWGFFHAAVPTYIGGSMAFGWASNSEKARRTALETLRQRFAKSGLVTRYYTPEVHQAAFALPRYMLHLIEAGLQRDS, from the coding sequence ATGTTCCGCGAGACGCTGCACGACGGTTACGCCCAGGCGCTGACCATCGATGAGCCGATCTACCAGGGCCACACCGGCCAGCAGGCCGTGCAGGTATTCCGCAACCGCCGTTTCGGCCGCGTGCTGACCCTGGATGGCGTGGTGCAGACCACCGAGGCCGACGAGTTCGTCTACCACGAGATGCTCGCCCATGTGCCGATCCTTGCCCATGGTGCGGTGCGCCGCGTGCTGGTGATCGGTGTGGGCGACGGCGGCATCCTGCGAGAGATTGTGCGCCACGCCGGCATCGAGGAAATCATCGCGGTGGAGATCGATCCGCAGGTGGTCGAGCTGTGCCGCGAGCTGCTGCCGAGGCATTCGGCCGGCGCGCTGGACGATCCGCGCCTGCGGCTGATCTACGCCGATGGCCTGGAGTACCTCGCGCAGAGCCGCGAAACCTTCGACCTGATCCTCTGCGACTCCACCGACCCGGGCGGTCCGGCGGCGAGCCTGTTCACCGACGCCTTCTACCGCAACTGCCAGCAGCGCCTGGGCGGCGATGGCATCCTCGCCACGCAGAATGGCGTGCCCTTCCTCCAGCCGGAGGAACTGGGCGGCACGGCGCGGCGACTGGCGGAGTCCTTCGCCGACTGGGGCTTCTTCCACGCGGCGGTGCCGACCTACATCGGCGGCAGCATGGCCTTCGGCTGGGCGTCCAACAGCGAGAAAGCCCGCCGCACCGCGCTGGAAACCCTGCGCCAGCGCTTCGCAAAAAGCGGCCTGGTGACCCGTTACTACACCCCCGAGGTACACCAGGCGGCGTTCGCCCTGCCGCGCTACATGCTCCACCTGATCGAGGCAGGGCTTCAGCGCGACAGCTGA
- a CDS encoding DUF3574 domain-containing protein: MRAKRLWRNGAVTVLLAALVGLWLNEPTLSASGEASGRRMLRTELYLEAVELSQWEDFLAREVTPRFPDGLSWLDLHGQWRGPSGGPEKLPSRMLILIHADNPYTRQAITQIGADFKKRFGTAVLQVSSPVRARDPDWTPQRLGNPQLSR, translated from the coding sequence ATGCGCGCGAAGCGACTCTGGCGCAACGGCGCCGTGACCGTTTTGCTGGCGGCCCTGGTAGGGCTTTGGCTGAACGAGCCTACGCTCAGTGCCAGCGGTGAGGCGAGCGGCCGGCGCATGCTGCGCACGGAGCTGTACCTGGAGGCGGTGGAGCTGTCGCAGTGGGAGGACTTCCTCGCCCGCGAGGTGACGCCGCGCTTCCCCGATGGCCTCAGCTGGCTCGATCTGCACGGCCAGTGGCGCGGCCCCAGTGGCGGGCCGGAGAAGCTGCCGTCGCGGATGCTGATCCTCATCCATGCCGACAACCCCTACACGCGCCAGGCCATCACGCAGATCGGCGCGGACTTCAAGAAACGCTTCGGCACGGCGGTGCTGCAGGTCAGCAGTCCGGTTCGCGCTCGCGACCCGGACTGGACGCCGCAGCGCCTGGGCAACCCTCAGCTGTCGCGCTGA
- a CDS encoding APC family permease — translation MADNDAGPRRHLGAIHALLLTLGMVITSDILKTAPTVALNVGQEYFYLVWILGGLLSMVGALCYVEMASAFAHPGGDYHFLERAYGQRVGFLFAWSRFAILHTGWIALMAFLFADHFSALLGLGQLGNVLLAGGLVAALVALNLIGWRVSLGTQAGLVALVAAGFLGIVGAGLWLEWRGFVPSPVAPVEPEQVGVAGFSAALIYVFLAFGGWSDAATLSAELRDSRRGIFTAMLGALAALLLIYLALNWAFIRGLGFDGLAASGAPALELLGLAFGAPGIGLIMAVVVVSAVASINSTLIVGSRTTYAAARDVPALRALGRWDVRHGVPRAALLAEGVVALLLVLVGGWSGHGFNTMVEYMTPVYWLFLSLSSVALIVLRRRHPDVPRPIRVPLYPWLPLGFLAVCLYMLYSSVAYVGWGALLGLAVLALGGLLQLILRPRTAQSEDWQGEGA, via the coding sequence ATGGCTGACAACGACGCCGGCCCGCGCCGGCACCTGGGCGCCATTCACGCGCTGCTGCTGACGCTGGGCATGGTGATCACCAGCGACATTCTGAAAACCGCGCCCACCGTGGCGCTCAACGTCGGCCAGGAGTACTTCTACCTGGTGTGGATACTCGGCGGCCTGCTGTCGATGGTCGGCGCGCTGTGCTACGTGGAGATGGCCTCGGCCTTCGCCCATCCCGGTGGCGACTACCACTTCCTCGAACGTGCCTACGGCCAGCGGGTGGGCTTTCTGTTCGCCTGGTCGCGCTTCGCCATCCTGCACACCGGGTGGATCGCGCTGATGGCGTTCCTGTTCGCCGATCACTTCAGCGCCTTGCTCGGCCTCGGCCAGCTCGGCAACGTGCTGCTGGCGGGCGGGCTGGTCGCCGCGCTGGTGGCGCTCAATCTCATCGGCTGGCGCGTTAGCCTCGGCACTCAGGCCGGATTGGTGGCGCTGGTGGCGGCCGGTTTCCTCGGCATCGTCGGAGCCGGTCTGTGGCTGGAGTGGCGCGGCTTCGTCCCGTCCCCTGTGGCGCCGGTCGAGCCGGAGCAGGTGGGTGTTGCCGGTTTCTCCGCTGCGCTCATCTATGTCTTCCTCGCCTTCGGTGGCTGGAGCGACGCGGCGACGCTGTCGGCGGAGTTGCGCGACAGCCGCCGGGGCATCTTCACCGCCATGCTCGGTGCGCTGGCGGCGTTGTTGCTGATCTATCTGGCGCTGAACTGGGCGTTCATTCGCGGCCTGGGCTTCGACGGTCTGGCCGCCAGCGGAGCGCCGGCGCTGGAGTTGCTCGGGCTGGCCTTCGGCGCGCCGGGTATCGGCCTGATCATGGCGGTGGTAGTGGTGTCCGCCGTCGCCAGCATCAACTCGACGCTGATCGTCGGCAGCCGCACGACTTATGCCGCGGCGCGGGATGTTCCGGCACTGCGCGCCCTCGGCCGCTGGGATGTGCGTCACGGCGTACCGCGCGCGGCACTGCTCGCCGAAGGCGTGGTGGCCTTGCTGCTGGTCCTGGTGGGTGGCTGGAGCGGCCATGGCTTCAACACCATGGTGGAGTACATGACGCCGGTGTACTGGCTGTTCCTCAGCCTGAGCAGCGTGGCGCTGATCGTCCTGCGCCGCCGCCATCCGGACGTGCCCCGGCCGATCCGCGTGCCACTCTATCCCTGGTTGCCGCTGGGCTTCCTCGCGGTGTGCCTGTACATGCTGTATTCCAGCGTCGCCTACGTCGGCTGGGGCGCCTTGCTGGGCCTGGCGGTACTGGCGCTCGGCGGGTTGCTGCAACTGATCCTGCGCCCGCGTACGGCGCAATCCGAAGACTGGCAGGGAGAGGGTGCCTGA
- a CDS encoding TonB-dependent receptor yields the protein MLSRSLIAVAVASVIAQASARAEETPATPEATTKLETVLVTGARGNHRTLLDSPVPVDVLTADDLKSTGAVGGELGQALATLLPSFNFPRQSNSGGADHVRAAQLRGMSPDQVLVLINGKRQHTSALVNDSSKIGRGTAPVDFNSIPISAIKRIEVLRDGAGAQYGSDAIAGVINIILDDAPDGGEVSTSYGAYHTHQDAIDRTTTDGQNSYTSAKAGTQLGEEGFIRGGAEYIDRNPTNRAGFDGFADTPEQRNYVMGDGVARDVNAWFNGDLALGDGKAYAFGLYNERHTTGAEFYRYPDEHPEIYPNGYLPQSLGDNLDLSTSLGYKGLIADTWDYDASVTHGRNRFESSTRRTLNASLGEDTPTKFDTGDYELRQSVANLDLSRELSLAGRPFVLALGGEYRYENYITTAGDAASYYGVGADGAAGLRPSEEVDIDRNVFGTYVDLSGDLTDQFFVDAAARWERYDDAGSKLTGKLSGRYQLTPVLALRGAASTNFRAPSLAQVGFQNTTSNFGDGGTLTDIRVLSVNDPIARALGAESLDPETSKNFSLGLTAQLNDRFDLSFDVFRIDVDDRITLSQRIGSDAMEQFIQDNFGVAGVHDVNFFTNAADTRTDGAELVLNYHQPFVGGQLGVTTAYTYNHTKVRSTKGTPQQLTDLGIGEDALVGVEERNTLTDAAPKDRFIFTTTWSNAQWNLLGRLTRQGETTRVFDFGDGYHPEQTYGAVWQLDTEVAYKFTPQFNLAVGGNNITDNYPERSSSEINYGGNLPYDVLSPIGSNGAYYYARATYSF from the coding sequence GTGTTATCCCGTTCCCTTATTGCCGTTGCGGTGGCCTCGGTCATCGCCCAGGCCTCCGCACGCGCCGAGGAAACCCCGGCGACCCCCGAGGCCACCACCAAGCTGGAAACCGTCCTGGTCACCGGTGCCCGCGGTAACCACCGCACCCTGTTGGATTCCCCGGTACCGGTGGACGTGCTCACCGCCGACGACCTCAAGTCCACCGGCGCGGTGGGCGGCGAACTGGGCCAGGCCCTGGCGACGCTGCTGCCGTCCTTCAACTTCCCACGCCAGTCCAACTCCGGCGGCGCCGACCACGTGCGCGCCGCGCAGCTACGCGGAATGAGCCCGGACCAGGTGCTGGTGCTGATCAACGGCAAGCGCCAGCACACCTCGGCGCTGGTCAACGATTCCTCGAAGATCGGCCGTGGCACCGCCCCGGTGGACTTCAACTCGATCCCCATCAGCGCCATCAAGCGCATCGAAGTGCTGCGCGATGGCGCCGGTGCGCAGTACGGCTCCGACGCCATTGCCGGGGTGATCAACATCATCCTCGACGATGCCCCGGACGGCGGCGAAGTCTCCACCAGCTATGGCGCCTACCATACCCATCAGGACGCCATCGACCGCACCACCACCGACGGGCAGAACTCCTACACCAGCGCCAAGGCTGGCACCCAGTTGGGCGAGGAAGGCTTCATCCGCGGCGGCGCCGAATACATCGACCGCAACCCCACCAATCGCGCCGGCTTCGATGGCTTCGCCGACACCCCGGAGCAGCGCAACTACGTGATGGGCGATGGCGTGGCGCGGGACGTCAACGCCTGGTTCAATGGTGACCTGGCATTGGGCGACGGCAAGGCCTACGCCTTCGGCCTGTACAACGAACGCCACACCACCGGCGCGGAGTTCTACCGTTACCCGGACGAACACCCGGAGATCTACCCCAACGGCTACCTGCCGCAGTCCCTGGGGGACAACCTGGACCTCTCCACCAGCCTCGGCTACAAGGGCCTGATCGCCGACACCTGGGACTATGACGCCAGCGTCACCCACGGTCGCAACCGCTTCGAGTCGTCCACTCGCCGTACCCTCAATGCGTCCCTTGGCGAAGACACGCCGACGAAGTTCGACACAGGCGACTACGAACTGCGCCAGAGCGTCGCCAACCTCGATCTCAGCCGCGAGCTGAGCCTTGCCGGGCGGCCGTTCGTGCTGGCGCTGGGCGGCGAGTACCGCTACGAAAACTACATCACCACCGCCGGCGATGCGGCCTCGTACTACGGTGTCGGCGCGGACGGCGCCGCCGGCCTGCGCCCGAGCGAGGAGGTGGACATCGACCGCAACGTCTTCGGCACCTATGTCGATCTCTCGGGCGACCTCACCGACCAGTTCTTCGTCGATGCCGCCGCCCGCTGGGAGCGTTACGACGACGCCGGCAGCAAGCTTACCGGCAAGCTCAGCGGGCGCTATCAGCTGACCCCGGTACTGGCCCTGCGTGGCGCGGCGTCCACCAACTTCCGCGCACCCTCGCTGGCCCAGGTTGGTTTCCAGAACACCACCAGCAACTTCGGTGACGGCGGCACGCTCACCGATATCCGCGTGCTCTCGGTGAACGATCCCATCGCCCGCGCGCTCGGTGCGGAAAGTCTCGACCCGGAAACCTCGAAGAACTTCAGCCTGGGCCTGACCGCACAGCTGAACGACCGCTTCGATCTGTCCTTCGATGTGTTCCGCATCGACGTCGACGACCGCATCACCCTGTCCCAACGCATCGGCAGCGATGCCATGGAGCAGTTCATCCAGGACAACTTCGGCGTGGCCGGTGTGCATGACGTGAACTTCTTCACCAACGCCGCCGACACTCGAACCGATGGCGCGGAGCTGGTGCTCAACTACCACCAGCCCTTCGTCGGCGGCCAGCTGGGCGTGACCACCGCGTATACCTACAACCACACCAAGGTACGCAGCACCAAGGGCACCCCGCAGCAACTGACGGACCTGGGGATCGGCGAAGACGCGCTGGTGGGCGTGGAGGAGCGCAACACCCTCACCGATGCCGCGCCCAAGGACCGCTTCATCTTCACCACCACCTGGAGCAATGCGCAGTGGAACCTGCTCGGCCGCCTGACTCGGCAGGGCGAGACCACCCGCGTGTTCGACTTCGGCGACGGCTACCACCCGGAGCAGACCTATGGCGCCGTGTGGCAGCTGGATACCGAGGTGGCCTACAAGTTCACCCCGCAGTTCAACCTGGCAGTGGGTGGCAACAACATCACCGACAACTACCCGGAACGTTCCAGCTCGGAGATCAACTACGGCGGCAACCTGCCGTACGACGTGCTTTCGCCGATCGGCTCGAACGGTGCGTATTACTACGCCCGCGCCACTTACTCCTTCTGA